In Erigeron canadensis isolate Cc75 chromosome 8, C_canadensis_v1, whole genome shotgun sequence, the DNA window ATACATAGATTAATtagttgttttaaaaaattgatccatgactattaaagtaaaaaaaaaaagaaagaaaaaagtaatttgATAACTAAAGAATCACTACAAATACACACACAATATAACATGTTAAAACTTGGTTGTGCTGTACTTTATGCTATTAACACATAATACctatatatgaattttttgaTTAACTTTATGCGTCGTATATAAAGGAATCAgaaagcatatatacacatcgaTAATCCCTTTAAAAATTATTGTCCACAAGATACAACCACACGGTCTTTAAACAGAAGAATGAATGAaaacatgaaatatatatatagtgttgtttgctcataaaaaatcaagatattaaaaaaaataaaatcatatttttaattaatagctCAAAGCCTCAAATAAACCAACATAATTTACTTtaggttttatattttaaatcgcacaaatatattattaacattACACTCAGAAGTAAAGCAATCAAACCTGATCGAGAGTGATTTGAAGATCGAAAAAAAACAAGGAACCCCAAATACCAATagtaagattttttattttttgggaaCGGCGCCAATAAAAAGAAGTTGATAACTTTAATTCTATATACTCATTTAGTCCTTGTATTTTCTTATCAGTTTTTGTTTCTCCACAATCAATCATTAGATGTTACGGATCATGAGTATTGGTCGATACTTAATTTCCTTAAACGGATCCACCAAAGGTTTGGGTGAGAATAGATAGTTGATTCTCATCAGTTGATACTTCAAACATGTACTCATTTaacgacaaagaaatttattttttacCAAAGTTTCTGGGAAGATCCTAAGACCAATACGGGGTGTTTGGGGGTGCattttcaaaatggattttgcGTTTTCAAGACGCACCCGTGATTTCTCTATATGAAAATGCACACTTTTACAGAAAAAACATTTTTCTGAGACATAATAATTCCATATAAGCAATTCCAAACATCCCTTTTGTACCAAAGTTTTTGGGCAGGTACACCTCACGTACAATTTTGATCCAGACCACATCTAATGAGGTTCATCTAGGTGGTTTGGGTCCATCTAGGCTGAGCAACCTGGTCTGACCTGAACCAACATGGTTGCCCTGTGATTCAATCGACCAGATTCTCAAAAACCCGTCATGTGATCcaacccaacccacccattttgtgAACCATAACTGGAGACTTATCCAAAGAATAAAATTCTAACAAAGCAATGAAAACAAAATCAGGAACACTAACTATTTGAAACTTTAAGATAATCAATGCCAATAATTAAATCATGATGTGCTAATATAAAATAAGTCATGTCAAATTGAAGCACTACATAAGCCAATAAACCTCAGTGAGCCACTGTATggccataatatatataggcCAACATAAACAAAGCTGCTATCAGGGCTACAACATCCATTGGATTAACTGATaaatggaagaaagaaaaaacacgCGCACAAGTAGAGCACCAAACAACAAAAGATCAATATTAAAATCAATCCAAACGGTTATATTCAATGGTATAACACGATTTGAAGCCAATTGCAGTCAAAGAGGATCGGTAATATGTGTCCTCCCCTTATACTTTTTAGGTGGACACTCAACAATGATCTTTACCATCGGTGATGCACGTGGGGAGTGTAACAGAATTCTTAAGGTCATGACCTCTTCAAGCATATCAACCTCAGGGTGAAGGCATATGCTCACCTTCTTAAGCATAGGTGACTTGGTCAAAATAAACTTCACAAAATCCAACTCAGACTTCATGTTAGCAAAGTCTTCTATCTCCAATTCTTTCAGATGTTCCAACGAAATATCTGAATACGTAACGTCGTCAGTCTCTGACTGCTGAGTGCTTGGTTCTTTATGCATCTACAAAGGGCATTGGTATTTCTTGTATCATTGTATTTGGTATAAGagaatatataaaacaaaataggAATACTTACGATAAATAGTTACCTGTAGCTTAAGTTTCTCAAGGTTTGGGGAACATTTGATCATAAGAAGAGCAAAAGGTATACACTGGGGGAAAAACACCTCGTCTAAAGTTAAGTGTTTGACGTGGACTAATGACGGTGGAAGCTTGTGTGGGACCACACAACAACAAAACACTACTCCAATTACCGACATTGAAACGCAGAAATGTTCAATCACAGGTAAACACTCGAATAGGTCAGTTAGGGAGTACTCGTCCCGGTTAAGAAATCTATCATCCCCAATATGAAATTCCGTTTTAATCTAcaacaacatatataatattccAATCAAGTCACGAATGGACAAATATAAATTAACAGAACTTAAAAACATACCAGAGTAAAGCTCTTAAGTGATGGAGATTTAGATAGAAGACGGAGAAGTGTTGTTGTAGTAGCTCTGACATTCTCGAGATGTAAGCTTGTAAGGCAACCAAATCCAGTGAATATTGGTTCAAAGTCGAGATCGCAGACTTTGAGATATAGGTCTGTTAACcgatgaaaagaaaagatagatAAAGGTAACCGATACAGATTGTGATGATCACCCAAGTCAAGTTTAAATTTCTTGAGAGTAGTATGATTGTTCCTCGACAAATAATTCATTGTTTGGTCAATTTCAACGGATATGTTATCAATATGCAAGATTAAGGTGAAGTCGTTTATTTGACCCTCGTGCAGAAACAGGATATCGTTTATAGCATTATAGACTGTACGCTTGTAGTGGTTAGTCCTGGGCCCGACATAAAATGAATCTTCCCACTCAAGATCTTCCTCGTCAAGCACCGGTTTAGAAACTTGGTCAGTTATAGCCATCCAATCAAACATATCTTCGGTGTCAAACACAAGTTTAGGAATTTTGGCCCAATTGTATCTCCAATCTTTTGAAAGAATGCTGGTGCTCACTGCATCTCTAAATGGCATAAGACATAGGATTGCTTCTGTTATGTGCTGAGGAAGGGTTTCGATTCGGTCCAAAGACAATTGTTGAACTTCCATCCCAGGACAGTCTTATTGGGTTGAAACCAGCTAAACAATTCTTCAATATTGAATTATATTCAGCCTTGTGTATGtacaaaatatgtaaaataaaacacTTGGAAAATGTTGAGAATGATCACTCCAAGTAGCATTTTGCTTATAATGTCTAAGTTAAACAAAGTCAAATAATCGGTAAGGGGGGGCGTTCGGgatttgcttttctttttgaGTATTTGTAACTTATTGCGATAAGAAAATGTATAAGCATTTGGGTAAATGAGAAATACTCGTAAGTGCatagtttacatatactattAATTAAAGCACTTAACTGCCACCAGAGGGAaaacactttcaaaaataagCCCATCTAAGATATGTAAACCCAAACACGCAGGCCACTTGAGATTTGCTTATTTGAAAGTGTTGATGTGCAAAATGTGCTTAATGAAATCCCAATATGCTCATCTTATTTCTCAGGTGGTGGCGATAGTGGTGATATAATGGCGGCTGTGGTGGAGGTGATGGGTGATTGTAGCGAGCAACAgtagcggcggtggtggtggcgtcaATGAGTAGtgaaagttattgatgtaatgtgaatatgatgtatgatacatcatgcattagaatgtgtacattgttataacttaaaattaatattgaaattttaagttgaatgttgaaaatcaaaagtagatttttttttttataatatactatagaTCAAGGTTGGGAAACTCGTGACTCGGGATCGGATCGGCGAGTGGGGGAGTcacgagtttttaaaaactcggaTCGGAATCGGGGAGAATCCGGATTagattttatatagaaaaattatattttttaaaaattatatggaataaacttcaaacttaaaacataattgtttaaaaactttaatataattcttTAAAGTTCAAATTTCAGTCATTAGAATCATAAACTTAAACcaatttaagatttttttatttaaaaaaaaaaaactttgaccaaagttgacccgaGTTTTGACCCGATCCGGCCGATTCTTGACCGACCCACCCGATTTTTGACCGATCCAGGCGAGTTTGACCGAGTTTTACAAGCGACCAAGCCGTTGACCGAGTTTTGA includes these proteins:
- the LOC122610790 gene encoding F-box/FBD/LRR-repeat protein At1g13570-like, translating into MEVQQLSLDRIETLPQHITEAILCLMPFRDAVSTSILSKDWRYNWAKIPKLVFDTEDMFDWMAITDQVSKPVLDEEDLEWEDSFYVGPRTNHYKRTVYNAINDILFLHEGQINDFTLILHIDNISVEIDQTMNYLSRNNHTTLKKFKLDLGDHHNLYRLPLSIFSFHRLTDLYLKVCDLDFEPIFTGFGCLTSLHLENVRATTTTLLRLLSKSPSLKSFTLIKTEFHIGDDRFLNRDEYSLTDLFECLPVIEHFCVSMSVIGVVFCCCVVPHKLPPSLVHVKHLTLDEVFFPQCIPFALLMIKCSPNLEKLKLQVTIYRKYSYFQSETDDVTYSDISLEHLKELEIEDFANMKSELDFVKFILTKSPMLKKVSICLHPEVDMLEEVMTLRILLHSPRASPMVKIIVECPPKKYKGRTHITDPL